The DNA sequence AGAAGAAGCTGTACTGCTTCCTGATGGTGCTGGGATACTCCCGGATGCGGTACATAGAATTTGTGACGGACATGAGCACCAACACGCTGATCCGCTGCCACCAGAACGCATTTCGGTACTTTCACGGCTACCCGGAGGAGATACTGTACGACAACATGAAGCAGGTGGTCGTCAAGCGTCTGCTCCGGCAGGAGGACAGCACGCTCAACCGACAATTTGAGGATTTTGCTGGATTCTACGGGTTCAAGCCGGTATTGTGCCGACCCTACCGGGGCCAGACAAAGGGCAAGGTGGAGCGGACAGTGGCGTTTGTTCGGGATAATTTCATGGTGGGAATCCGGTACAATTCGCTTGACGACCTAAACGGACAGGCCGTGGCATGGTGCAACAAGGTCAATGGGAAAGTGCACGCCACCACAAATGAGATTCCATTTGAGAGGCTAAAAAAAGAGGGCCTCAGCCCCCTTTCCAGAGAATATATCATCGACAAAATCAACCTGCGCCGGGTACAAAAAGACTGCCTCATCTCGTATGCCGGCAATCAGTATTCTGTACCAGCAGAATACGTCGGCAGAGATGTGGCAGTCGTAGCCCTGGACAACATGCTTGCCGCCTACTACGAAGGAAAGCAAATCGCCCTGCACCGCATATCGTACCAGAAAAAAGATATGGTAGTCAATGCCCAACATTACCGAAGATTAACCCTTAAGCAATCATTTGACATCGAAAACACCTTGCTGGACGGCGACAATGTCATTGATTTTCCTATCCGGCCGCCAAGTCTGTCCGCATACGATGAAGTAGCGGAGGTGGCGCAGTATGAGTGAAGTTTTGTACGAGCGACTCAAAGAAAACCTGGAATCCCTCAAAATGCGCAATACCCTGGAGATCATCGACAACTACCTGGAACGAGCTATCAAGGATGAACTCAACATTGTGGATGTCCTCGATCATATCTTCACCGAAGAGGCTAGGAGCAAGCGTCAGAGAGCTTACGAGAAGCAGATTCAGATGTCCGGCTTCCCCATCAAGAAGACCTTGGAGGACTTTGATTTCTCTTTTCAACCCTCCATCGACAAGCGCCAGATCGACGAGCTTTCTACCATGCGGTTCGTGGAGAATGCTGAGAATGTAGTGTTTTTGGGGCCACCTGGCGTTGGCAAAACCCATCTGGCCAATGCGCTGGGTATGGTTGCCGCCAAAAACCGCTACTCCACCTACTACATCAACTGCCATACCCTCATTGAGCAGCTGAAGAAAAGCCACTACGAGAATCGGCTACCAGACAAACTCCGCACCCTCATCCGTTACAAGGTGCTCATCATCGACGAAATTGGGTATTTGCCCATGGATATTCAAGGCGCTAACTTGTTCTTTCAACTCATTGCCAAAAGATACGAGAAAGCCTCTACCATCTTTACCTCAAACAAGACTTTTTCCCAGTGGAATGAAGTTTTTGCCGATGTTACCATTGCTTCCGCTATCCTCGACAGAGTGCTTCACCACTGTACCGTCATCAACATCAAGGGCGAAAGTTATCGCCTGAAAGAGCGCAAAGAGTACATGAAGCAAAAGCAGCAAATCGTCAATACCTTGTTTGAGCAGAACGCTCAGTAATCTAACTTTATACCCGACATTCCTCCCGCCGAAAACCTACAAAATTTATTCGGCGTTTTATTGCAAATTTAAACCGCCGTTGACACTTACAATCTATATAAAATCACGACAAGAAGGCTCTCACAAAGTCTTAGCAGATGCCATTACATCTCTAAGGCGCAAGTCTGGTTGCTACGCTAACAGCGGCCAGACTGTGAGGTCTTATTTTTTTGTCAAAATAGTGTTCTTGCCGCCTAATGCAGCAGAAACGCTTTCCAAGCGCAATACCTTGAAATTGCCCGGAAGTACCACATCGACCCGTAGACGGCAAAGAAGTATGCACAAAGCGATACAAAGCCGGTGTACAGCCTGACAGATTCAAAGCCGTCGAAGTTGGACCCGTATAAGGAACAGATCATGATCTGGCTGGAGGAAGCCCCATACAGTGCGCTACGAATCTGGGAAAAGGTTAAGGGGCATGTGTTTATACTTTGAGTTTCTATAAATATAAATGTCAATGATTTTTTAAATTGGGCTAAACAAAAAAGACGTGTGCATTCTCTGTCAAAATACACACGTCTAAATGTCCCTCGTTATTCAAGGGCCGCGAACTCTAGGTAAAAGAAAAGTCATGGAAAACGAATGCTATGGCTGCCGCTTTGGCAAAGACAAGCGGGATCGAGCCGCTGACCTCTCGAATGCCGGAGCACAACCTCTCAGCACAAAGTTCAGCGATCACCCCATTACGACGCCCTTTTTCAGAATGACATTGGCATACAATGCGGTTTCACCGGTAGTCACCACCGCATAGGCTTTGGATGCCCGCTCATAAAACTCGGTTTTATGTATAGCCACTTCTCTGTTGCCGCC is a window from the Oscillospiraceae bacterium MB08-C2-2 genome containing:
- the istA gene encoding IS21 family transposase is translated as MDIRSDRQKGMSYTEIARKYNIDPRTAKRYAQADTKPVYSLTDPKPSKLDPYKEQIDVWLEEAPYSALRILEKIKEMGFPGEYSIVKHYVRGKKGQLDEKATVRFETMPGLQGQVDWAFFEDHVVLEDGKQKKLYCFLMVLGYSRMRYIEFVTDMSTNTLIRCHQNAFRYFHGYPEEILYDNMKQVVVKRLLRQEDSTLNRQFEDFAGFYGFKPVLCRPYRGQTKGKVERTVAFVRDNFMVGIRYNSLDDLNGQAVAWCNKVNGKVHATTNEIPFERLKKEGLSPLSREYIIDKINLRRVQKDCLISYAGNQYSVPAEYVGRDVAVVALDNMLAAYYEGKQIALHRISYQKKDMVVNAQHYRRLTLKQSFDIENTLLDGDNVIDFPIRPPSLSAYDEVAEVAQYE
- the istB gene encoding IS21-like element helper ATPase IstB, which produces MSEVLYERLKENLESLKMRNTLEIIDNYLERAIKDELNIVDVLDHIFTEEARSKRQRAYEKQIQMSGFPIKKTLEDFDFSFQPSIDKRQIDELSTMRFVENAENVVFLGPPGVGKTHLANALGMVAAKNRYSTYYINCHTLIEQLKKSHYENRLPDKLRTLIRYKVLIIDEIGYLPMDIQGANLFFQLIAKRYEKASTIFTSNKTFSQWNEVFADVTIASAILDRVLHHCTVINIKGESYRLKERKEYMKQKQQIVNTLFEQNAQ